GGTCACACGGCCACAGCTGAGGCAGGCTCCGGCGGCCTGACAGCGACCGAGCACCGCCTGGCCAACGGCCTGCGCGTGGTGCTCTCCGAGGACCATCTGACCCCGGTCGCGGCGGTGTGCCTCTGGTACGACGTCGGCTCTCGGCACGAGGTCAAGGGCCGTACCGGCCTTGCTCACCTTTTCGAGCACCTGATGTTCCAGGGCTCCGGCCAGGTGAAGGGCAACGGCCACTTCGAACTGGTGCAGGGCGCGGGCGGCTCCCTCAACGGAACGACCAGCTTCGAGCGCACCAACTACTTCGAGACGATGCCCGCCCACCAGCTGGAGCTCGCCCTCTGGCTGGAGGCCGACCGCATGGGCTCGCTGCTGGCCGCGCTCGACGACGAGTCCATGGAGAACCAGCGGGACGTCGTCAAGAACGAGCGCCGCCAGCGTTACGACAACGTGCCCTACGGCACCGCCTTCGAGAAGCTGACCGCGCTCGCCTACCCCGAGGGCCACCCCTACCACCACACCCCGATCGGGTCGATGGCGGACCTGGACGCGGCGACCCTGGAGGACGCCCGCGCCTTCTTCCGCACCTACTACGCGCCGAACAACGCGGTGCTCTCCGTGGTCGGGGACATCGACCCGCGGCAGACACTCGCCTGGATCGAGAAGTACTTCGGCTCCATCCCCGGGCACGACGGCAAGCCCGCCCCGCGCGACGGCTCGCTGCCCGAGGTCATCGGTGAGCAACTGCGCGAGGTCGTCGAGGAGGAGGTCCCGGCGCGCGCCCTGATGGCCGCCTACCGGCTCCCGGAGGACGGCACGCGTGCGGCCGACGCGGCCGACGTGGCGCTCACCATCCTCGGC
This portion of the Streptomyces mirabilis genome encodes:
- a CDS encoding M16 family metallopeptidase, with amino-acid sequence MPMGHTATAEAGSGGLTATEHRLANGLRVVLSEDHLTPVAAVCLWYDVGSRHEVKGRTGLAHLFEHLMFQGSGQVKGNGHFELVQGAGGSLNGTTSFERTNYFETMPAHQLELALWLEADRMGSLLAALDDESMENQRDVVKNERRQRYDNVPYGTAFEKLTALAYPEGHPYHHTPIGSMADLDAATLEDARAFFRTYYAPNNAVLSVVGDIDPRQTLAWIEKYFGSIPGHDGKPAPRDGSLPEVIGEQLREVVEEEVPARALMAAYRLPEDGTRAADAADVALTILGGGESSRLYNRLVRRDRTAVAAGFGLLRLAGAPSLGWLDVKTSGDVEVPVIESAVDAELARFAEEGPTDEEMERAQAQLEREWLDRLGTVAGRADELCRYAVLFGDPQLALTAVQRVLDITAEEVQEVAKARLRPDNRAVLVYEPVAADTTEEDEEAAK